In a genomic window of Helianthus annuus cultivar XRQ/B chromosome 10, HanXRQr2.0-SUNRISE, whole genome shotgun sequence:
- the LOC110886952 gene encoding inactive protein kinase SELMODRAFT_444075 produces the protein MMKRQKSGRVVLIAVKASREISRNALIWALTHVVQPGDCAKLLVVIPTHTSSHKLWKSLQGDVRDQKEDITESCSQMMLQLHSIYDPDKIKMKIKVISGTPHGIVAAEAKKTETQWVVLDTNLKKEARACIEDLECNVAVIKKSGPKVLRLNLIGSPTKQVENSDSCLQTPTNCFKENELICDTTKVPNVTPVSSPEHSSFTTTDRNTSSLSSLDLDFSPFLVADHDWDTKKHTTLHESDPDSDSDRENTSSSPSTSFCSPWLDDVNPITDALRVKFSELDHRPEKSTKCAREMVPVTRYLQHKSPSLCSICQDKAPVFGAPPKWFGFNELEYATNGFSEANFLAEGGFGSVHRGVLKDGRMVAVKQHKLASFQGDNEFFSEVEVLSCAQHRNVVMLIGFCVEDGRRLLVYEYICNGSLDTHLYGQNHGLLEWSARQKIAIGAARGLRYLHEECRVGCIVHRDMRPNNILLTHDFEVLVGDFGLARWQPDGETCEETRIIGTFGYLAPEYAQSGEITEKADVYSFGVVLVELITGRKAVDINRPKGQQYLTEWARPLLEEAAIAELIDPRLGDNYSEREVRCMSHCARLCVARDPHSRPRMSQVLWMLENNDIIK, from the exons atgatgAAGAGGCAAAAGAGTGGTAGAGTTGTGCTTATTGCAGTGAAAGCATCAAGAGAAATATCAAGAAATGCTTTGATTTGGGCTTTGACCCATGTTGTTCAGCCTGGTGATTGTGCTAAATTGCTGGTGGTCATCCCTACTCACACTTCAA GTCATAAGTTATGGAAATCTCTTCAGGGTGATGTTCGGGACCAGAAGGAAGATATCACCGAATCATGCTCCCAAATGATGCTACAGTTACATAGTATATACGATCCCGACAAA ataaagatgaagatcaaggtCATTTCCGGCACCCCTCATGGAATAGTGGCTGCTGAAGCAAAGAAAACCGAAACACAGTGGGTTGTTTTGGATAC GAACTTGAAAAAAGAGGCAAGAGCATGCATAGAGGATCTAGAATGCAACGTTGCCGTGATAAAAAAATCCGGTCCAAAAGTACTTCGCCTGAATTTGATCGGATCACCAACAAAACAAGTCGAGAATTCGGATTCTTGTTTACAAACACCAACGAATTGTTTCAAAGAAAATGAACTCATTTGTGATACTACCAAAGTCCCAAACGTAACACCTGTAAGCAGCCCCGAACATTCGTCTTTCACCACTACTGATCGCAACACTTCTTCGTTATCAAGTTTAGATCTAGACTTTTCTCCGTTTTTGGTTGCGGATCATGATTGGGACACAAAGAAACACACGACTCTTCACGAATCTGATCCCGATTCCGATTCTGATCGTGAAAACACGAGTTCCTCGCCTTCAACAAGCTTTTGTTCACCATGGTTGGACGATGTCAATCCAATTACCGACGCATTACGTGTAAAATTCTCGGAGCTTGACCACAGACCCGAAAAGTCAACCAAATGTGCGAGGGAGATGGTTCCAGTAACGAGATACCTGCAGCATAAATCTCCGTCGCTCTGTTCGATCTGTCAAGATAAAGCACCGGTGTTCGGAGCACCACCAAAATGGTTCGGTTTTAACGAGCTTGAATACGCTACGAATGGGTTTTCGGAAGCTAACTTCTTGGCAGAAGGTGGATTTGGATCTGTACATCGAGGGGTTCTGAAAGATGGTCGAATGGTTGCGGTCAAACAGCATAAACTCGCTAGTTTTCAAGGGGACAACGAGTTTTTCTCCGAAGTTGAGGTTTTAAGCTGTGCACAGCATCGTAACGTTGTCATGCTGATCGGATTTTGTGTAGAGGATGGTCGACGGTTGCTTGTTTATGAATATATTTGCAATGGTTCACTAGATACTCACCTCTATG GGCAGAATCACGGGCTATTGGAATGGTCTGCGCGACAAAAGATTGCGATTGGAGCTGCTCGAGGGTTAAGATACCTTCATGAAGAATGCAGAGTGGGCTGCATTGTTCATCGCGATATGCGTCCAAATAATATTCTCCTTACTCATGATTTCGAAGTATTG GTTGGAGATTTTGGACTTGCAAGGTGGCAACCCGATGGCGAAACCTGTGAGGAAACTAGGATAATTGGAACATTTGG GTACTTGGCTCCAGAATACGCTCAAAGTGGTGAAATCACTGAAAAGGCGGATGTGTATTCGTTCGGGGTTGTGTTAGTTGAGCTCATTACCGGACGAAAAGCGGTTGATATAAACCGGCCAAAGGGCCAGCAATATCTTACTGAATGG GCCCGGCCATTGCTCGAGGAGGCTGCCATTGCTGAGTTGATTGATCCACGGCTTGGAGACAATTACTCGGAGCGAGAGGTTCGATGCATGTCACATTGTGCACGGTTGTGCGTTGCACGGGACCCACATTCGAGACCTCGAATGTCTCAG GTTCTTTGGATGTTGGAGAATAATGATATTATCAAGTGA
- the LOC110886955 gene encoding transcription factor MYBS3 → MGRKCSHCGNIGHNSRTCTTYNRGNANSTIGGGGGGLRLFGVQLDSPHSMVMKKCLSMDCLPSSSLLPASVSPSSSLSSSRVSINDLTDKNMSVGYLSDGLIARAQERKKGLPWSEDEHRRFLAGLEKLGKGDWRGISRNFVTTRTPTQVASHAQKYFLRQASLVKKKRRSSLFDLVRDKNGLQNQIMKCNMSRTSSFDDEYDEDHNDNNLSLIDFGSLKQEKGSYFNPMIKSYETSSSPTCYASPSATLDLELTLAAPNPMDQNKSSTTSLQLGPIISVV, encoded by the exons ATGGGGAGAAAGTGCTCACACTGTGGAAACATAGGCCACAATTCAAGAACTTGCACTACTTACAATAGAGGCAATGCCAATAGCACAAtaggtggtggtggaggaggttTAAGGTTATTTGGAGTTCAACTTGACTCACCACACTCTATGGTTATGAAGAAATGCCTTAGCATGGATTGTTTGCCATCTAGTTCTCTATTACCGGCCTCAGTTTCACCTTCTTCGTCTTTATCTTCCTCGCGGGTCTCCATCAATGACCTTACCGACAAGAATATGTCGGTTGGTTATCTCTCAGACGGTCTCATTGCCCGAGCTCAAGAAAGAAAAAAGG GTCTCCCTTGGTCCGAAGACGAACATCGTCGCTTCCTAGCCGGACTTGAGAAGCTAGGAAAAGGTGATTGGAGAGGAATTTCAAGAAACTTTGTGACCACAAGGACACCTACACAAGTTGCAAGTCATGCTCAAAAGTACTTCCTTCGTCAGGCGAGTCTTGTCAAGAAGAAACGACGTTCCAGCCTCTTTGACTTG GTGAGGGACAAGAATGGGCTACAAAATCAAATAATGAAATGTAATATGAGTCGAACAAGCTCATTCGATGATGAATACGATGAGGATCATAACGACAATAATCTTTCTTTGATTGATTTCGGTTCTCTAAAACAAGAGAAGGGCAGCTACTTCAATCCAATGATCAAATCCTATGAAACATCGTCGTCACCAACATGTTATGCGTCTCCAAGCGCTACTCTTGATTTAGAACTTACTCTTGCTGCGCCCAACCCGATGGACCAGAACAAATCGTCTACCACCTCCCTCCAACTCGGTCCGATCATTAGTGTTGTTTAG